The following proteins are encoded in a genomic region of Porphyrobacter sp. CACIAM 03H1:
- the tkt gene encoding transketolase, with product MSIDAARLKPMADAIRALSMDAVEAANSGHPGMPMGMADVATVLFTAHLKFDPSAPNWADRDRFVLSAGHGSMLIYSLLYLTGYAAPTIDDIRNFRQLTSPCAGHPENFLLEGVESTTGPLGQGLAMAVGMAMAERHLNAVYGDDLVNHRTWVIAGDGCLMEGINHEAIGLAGHLGLGHLNVLWDDNRITIDGATDLSTSEDIKARYAATGWHVTECDGHDFADIERALQEAKADPRPSLVACRTLIGKGAPNKQGTSATHGSPLGAAEVAAARETLGWTHEPFVIPSEILADWRGAGEPGRRAHGTWAGHLEASPHKAEFERRMAGELPEDFSLADHIAGLIETPQKIATRKASEIALAAINPRLPDTIGGSADLTGSNNTLAGGIGAFTRDNYAGRYVYYGIREFGMAAAMNGMALHGGVIPYGGTFLVFTDYARGAIRLSALQRARVIYVMTHDSIGLGEDGPTHQPIEHLASLRAMPNLLVMRPCDAVETAECWEIALAQKGRPAVLALTRQNLPQLRLTASTENLSAKGGYRLKAAEAPRKVVILATGSEVELAAACAAKLEEQGVGTDVVSMVCTELFDDQPETYRAELLPADALIVSVEAASTFGWQRYTGTGGLTIGLDRFGASAPAGDLFAHFGFTAESIVPQILNKLKN from the coding sequence ATGAGCATCGACGCCGCCCGCCTCAAGCCCATGGCCGACGCCATCCGCGCCCTGTCGATGGATGCGGTGGAGGCAGCCAATTCGGGCCACCCGGGCATGCCGATGGGCATGGCCGATGTGGCGACGGTGCTGTTCACCGCCCACCTCAAGTTCGATCCCTCCGCTCCGAACTGGGCCGACCGCGACCGTTTCGTGCTCTCGGCCGGGCACGGCTCGATGCTGATCTACAGCCTGCTCTACCTGACCGGCTATGCCGCGCCGACGATCGACGATATCCGCAATTTCCGTCAGCTCACCAGCCCCTGCGCCGGACATCCGGAGAACTTCCTGCTCGAGGGCGTGGAAAGCACCACCGGCCCGCTCGGGCAGGGGCTCGCGATGGCGGTCGGCATGGCGATGGCCGAGCGGCACCTCAACGCGGTCTATGGCGATGACCTGGTCAACCACCGCACCTGGGTGATCGCGGGTGACGGGTGCCTGATGGAGGGCATCAACCACGAGGCGATCGGGCTCGCCGGGCACCTCGGCCTCGGGCATCTCAACGTGCTGTGGGACGACAACCGCATCACCATCGACGGCGCGACCGACCTGTCGACCTCGGAGGACATCAAGGCGCGCTATGCCGCGACGGGCTGGCACGTCACCGAGTGCGACGGTCACGACTTCGCCGATATCGAACGCGCCCTGCAGGAGGCCAAGGCCGACCCGCGCCCCTCGCTGGTCGCCTGCCGCACGCTGATCGGCAAGGGCGCCCCCAACAAGCAGGGCACCAGCGCCACCCACGGCTCCCCGCTGGGCGCCGCCGAGGTCGCCGCCGCCCGTGAGACGCTGGGGTGGACACACGAGCCCTTCGTGATCCCGTCCGAGATCCTCGCCGACTGGCGCGGCGCGGGCGAGCCGGGGCGCCGGGCGCACGGGACCTGGGCCGGACACCTCGAGGCGAGCCCGCACAAGGCCGAATTCGAGCGGCGCATGGCGGGCGAATTGCCGGAGGACTTCAGCCTCGCCGATCACATCGCCGGGCTGATCGAGACGCCCCAGAAGATCGCCACCCGCAAGGCGAGCGAAATCGCGCTTGCCGCAATCAATCCGCGCCTGCCCGACACCATCGGCGGCAGCGCCGACCTCACCGGCTCGAACAACACGCTCGCGGGCGGGATCGGGGCCTTCACGCGCGACAATTACGCGGGCCGCTATGTCTATTACGGCATCCGCGAATTCGGCATGGCCGCGGCGATGAACGGCATGGCGCTGCACGGGGGCGTGATCCCCTATGGCGGCACCTTCCTCGTCTTCACCGACTATGCGCGCGGCGCGATCCGCCTGTCGGCGCTCCAGCGCGCCCGGGTGATCTACGTGATGACCCATGATTCGATCGGCCTCGGCGAGGACGGACCGACCCACCAGCCGATCGAGCATCTCGCTTCGCTGCGGGCGATGCCGAACCTCCTCGTCATGCGCCCCTGCGACGCGGTCGAGACGGCGGAATGCTGGGAGATCGCGCTGGCGCAGAAGGGCCGCCCCGCGGTGCTCGCGCTGACCCGCCAGAACCTGCCGCAGCTGCGCCTGACCGCGTCGACGGAAAACCTCTCGGCCAAGGGCGGCTACCGCCTCAAGGCGGCCGAGGCGCCCCGCAAGGTGGTGATCCTCGCTACCGGATCGGAAGTCGAACTCGCCGCAGCCTGCGCCGCGAAGCTGGAAGAACAGGGCGTGGGGACGGATGTCGTTTCGATGGTCTGCACCGAGCTGTTCGACGATCAGCCGGAAACCTACCGCGCCGAACTGCTGCCCGCCGACGCGCTGATCGTCTCGGTGGAGGCGGCGAGCACCTTCGGGTGGCAGCGCTACACCGGCACGGGCGGCCTCACCATCGGCCTCGACCGCTTCGGCGCGTCGGCCCCGGCGGGCGACCTGTTTGCCCATTTCGGTTTCACCGCGGAGAGTATCGTTCCGCAAATCCTGAACAAGCTCAAGAACTAA
- a CDS encoding phosphoglycerate kinase — MSFKTLDDLPADLTGEVALVRVDLNLPMKDGSATDVTRVEAVKPTILELAGRGAKVLLLAHFGRPGGQRSSTLSTSMVIGDVEKVIGKEIMFIPEIAGPVVAQAVESILRPGDIGLLDNTRFWPGEEKNDPNLAQAIAAHGTLYVNDAFSAAHRAHATTEGLAHHLPAYAGRSMEAELKALDAALGAPEQPVAAVVGGAKVSTKLAVLENLVGKVQHLIIGGGMANTFLAARGVNVGKSLCEHDLAPTVAKIMDEAENAGCTVHLPYDVVVAKEFAANPAFLRVCNVHEVAEDEMILDLGPQAVEALADVLKTCRTLVWNGPLGAFETEPFDAATVALARTAAALTLEGSLTSVAGGGDTVAALAHAGASEDFSYISTAGGAFLEWMEGRVLPGVAALEA, encoded by the coding sequence ATGAGCTTCAAGACCCTCGATGATCTGCCCGCCGACCTCACCGGCGAAGTCGCGCTGGTACGCGTCGATCTCAACCTTCCCATGAAGGACGGCTCGGCCACCGACGTGACCCGGGTGGAGGCGGTGAAGCCCACCATCCTCGAACTCGCCGGGCGCGGGGCCAAGGTGCTGCTGCTCGCGCATTTCGGGCGGCCGGGCGGGCAGCGCTCCTCGACCCTCTCCACCAGCATGGTGATCGGCGATGTCGAGAAGGTGATCGGCAAGGAGATCATGTTCATCCCCGAGATCGCCGGCCCGGTGGTGGCGCAGGCGGTGGAATCGATCCTGCGCCCGGGCGACATCGGCCTGCTCGACAACACCCGCTTCTGGCCGGGCGAGGAGAAGAATGATCCCAACCTCGCCCAGGCGATCGCGGCGCACGGGACGCTCTACGTCAACGACGCCTTCAGCGCCGCGCACCGCGCCCATGCCACCACCGAGGGCCTCGCGCATCATCTGCCCGCCTATGCGGGCCGCTCGATGGAAGCCGAATTGAAGGCGCTGGACGCCGCCCTCGGCGCGCCCGAACAGCCGGTCGCCGCTGTCGTCGGCGGGGCCAAGGTCTCGACCAAGCTCGCCGTGCTGGAAAACCTCGTGGGCAAGGTCCAGCACCTCATCATCGGCGGGGGCATGGCCAACACCTTCCTCGCCGCGCGCGGGGTGAATGTCGGCAAGAGCCTGTGCGAACACGATCTCGCCCCCACAGTCGCGAAGATCATGGACGAGGCCGAGAATGCCGGCTGCACCGTTCACCTGCCCTATGACGTTGTCGTGGCGAAGGAATTCGCCGCCAACCCGGCCTTCTTGCGGGTCTGCAACGTCCATGAAGTTGCCGAGGACGAGATGATCCTCGACCTCGGCCCGCAGGCGGTGGAGGCGCTCGCCGACGTGCTCAAGACCTGCCGCACGCTCGTGTGGAACGGGCCGCTCGGCGCCTTCGAGACCGAACCCTTCGATGCCGCAACCGTCGCGCTGGCCCGCACGGCTGCTGCGCTGACGCTCGAAGGCTCGCTCACCAGCGTCGCCGGGGGCGGTGACACGGTCGCGGCGCTGGCCCATGCGGGCGCTTCGGAGGACTTTAGCTACATCTCGACCGCCGGCGGTGCCTTCCTCGAATGGATGGAAGGCCGCGTCCTGCCCGGCGTGGCGGCGCTCGAAGCCTGA
- a CDS encoding fructose bisphosphate aldolase, translating to MNTREMTDRIATGQGFIAALDQSGGSTPKALRGYGVDDSEWSGDDEMFAQIHAMRARVITAPCFASGKVIGAILFEKTMDGEVDGKPTADALKARGIVPFIKVDEGLADEADGVQLMKPMGKLAALLEKSVAAGMFGTKMRSVIKAANPAGIAAIVAQQFEVGAQIIAAGLMPIIEPEYDITAEDRAEGEAILLAEITKHLDALPEGQQVMLKLSIPATAGLYAPLIAHPKVLRVVALSGGFSTDEACARLAQNPGMIASFSRGLLQDLRKGQSDEEFNTVLGKAIDQIAGASV from the coding sequence ATGAACACCCGTGAAATGACCGACCGCATCGCCACCGGACAGGGGTTCATCGCCGCGCTCGACCAGTCGGGCGGTTCGACCCCCAAGGCGCTGCGCGGCTACGGGGTGGACGACAGCGAATGGTCGGGCGACGACGAGATGTTCGCCCAGATCCACGCGATGCGCGCCCGCGTCATCACCGCGCCGTGCTTTGCGAGCGGCAAGGTGATCGGCGCGATCCTGTTCGAGAAGACGATGGACGGCGAGGTCGACGGCAAGCCGACCGCCGATGCCCTGAAGGCGCGCGGCATCGTGCCCTTCATCAAGGTTGACGAGGGCCTCGCCGATGAGGCCGACGGGGTGCAGCTGATGAAGCCGATGGGCAAGCTCGCCGCGCTGCTGGAGAAGTCGGTCGCGGCCGGGATGTTCGGCACCAAGATGCGCTCGGTCATCAAGGCGGCGAACCCGGCCGGGATCGCCGCGATCGTCGCCCAGCAGTTCGAGGTGGGCGCGCAGATCATCGCCGCGGGCCTCATGCCGATCATCGAGCCCGAATACGACATCACCGCCGAAGACCGCGCCGAGGGCGAGGCGATCCTGCTGGCCGAGATCACGAAGCACCTCGATGCCCTGCCCGAGGGCCAGCAGGTGATGCTCAAGCTCTCGATCCCCGCAACCGCCGGGCTCTATGCGCCGCTGATCGCGCACCCCAAGGTGCTGCGCGTCGTCGCGCTGTCGGGCGGGTTCTCGACCGACGAGGCCTGCGCCCGCCTGGCGCAGAACCCCGGCATGATCGCGAGCTTCAGCCGCGGGCTCTTGCAG
- a CDS encoding PaaI family thioesterase produces the protein MSEAVETSYGALKVMESGEFAGWRYWEGDPFETRSGPFFYRREDDGTYTSAFRAEPRHMNGGGFMHGGCLLTFADFALFAIATDALNGDHAVTLNLSGDFLGSVQSGALVEARGEVTRGGGKTIFVRGLVTGDGAPALSFTGIIRRLSKR, from the coding sequence ATGAGCGAAGCGGTCGAAACCTCCTACGGCGCCCTCAAGGTGATGGAATCGGGCGAGTTTGCGGGTTGGCGCTACTGGGAGGGCGACCCCTTCGAGACCCGCTCGGGCCCGTTCTTCTACCGCCGCGAGGACGACGGCACCTACACCAGCGCCTTCCGCGCCGAGCCGCGTCACATGAACGGCGGCGGGTTCATGCACGGCGGCTGTCTGCTGACCTTCGCCGACTTCGCCCTTTTCGCCATCGCCACCGATGCCCTGAACGGCGACCATGCGGTGACGTTGAACCTTTCGGGCGACTTCCTCGGCTCGGTCCAGTCCGGCGCGCTTGTCGAGGCGCGGGGCGAGGTGACGCGGGGCGGGGGCAAGACCATCTTCGTGCGCGGCCTCGTCACCGGCGACGGCGCCCCGGCGCTGAGTTTCACCGGCATCATCCGGCGACTTTCGAAACGCTGA
- the gap gene encoding type I glyceraldehyde-3-phosphate dehydrogenase has translation MATKVAINGFGRIGRLVARAILERTDHDLDLVAINDLADAKANALLFAHDSIHGRFNGEVTADGDAIIVNGKRIAVTKERDPGKLPHGEMGVDIVLECTGFFQSDEASRPHLAAGAKRVIISAPATGVSKTIVYGVNHETLTAEDVIISNASCTTNCLAPVAKVLNDAIGIERGFMTTIHSYTNDQRMLDQIHSDLRRARAGAQNMIPTTTGAARAVGLVLPELKGKLDGSSVRVPTPNVSMVDLVFVPSRDTTAEEINAALKAAAEGAMKGVLDYTDQPLVSSDFNHYPASSTVDSLETSVMEGKLARVVSWYDNEWGFSNRMIDTAGVVAKFL, from the coding sequence ATGGCTACCAAAGTCGCCATCAACGGCTTCGGCCGCATCGGCCGCCTCGTCGCCCGCGCCATCCTCGAGCGCACCGACCACGATCTCGATCTGGTTGCGATCAACGACCTTGCCGACGCCAAGGCCAACGCGCTGCTGTTCGCGCATGATTCGATCCACGGGCGCTTCAACGGCGAAGTGACGGCCGACGGCGATGCGATCATCGTCAACGGCAAGCGCATCGCGGTGACCAAGGAGCGCGATCCGGGCAAGCTGCCGCATGGCGAGATGGGCGTCGACATCGTGCTGGAATGCACCGGTTTCTTCCAGTCGGACGAAGCGAGCCGCCCGCACCTGGCCGCAGGCGCCAAGCGCGTGATCATCTCCGCGCCCGCGACCGGCGTGTCCAAGACGATCGTTTACGGCGTGAACCACGAAACGCTGACCGCCGAAGACGTGATCATCTCCAACGCGAGCTGCACCACCAACTGCCTCGCGCCGGTGGCGAAGGTGCTGAACGACGCGATCGGGATCGAGCGCGGCTTCATGACCACGATCCACTCCTACACCAACGACCAGCGGATGCTCGACCAGATCCACTCCGATCTGCGCCGCGCCCGCGCGGGTGCGCAGAACATGATCCCGACCACCACCGGCGCCGCCCGCGCGGTCGGCCTGGTGCTGCCGGAACTCAAGGGCAAGCTCGACGGCTCGTCCGTGCGCGTGCCGACCCCGAACGTCTCGATGGTCGACCTCGTCTTCGTGCCGAGCCGCGACACCACCGCCGAGGAAATCAACGCTGCGCTGAAGGCCGCCGCGGAAGGCGCGATGAAGGGCGTGCTCGACTACACCGACCAGCCGCTCGTCAGCTCGGACTTCAACCACTATCCGGCCTCCTCGACCGTCGACAGCCTCGAGACCAGCGTGATGGAGGGCAAGCTCGCCCGCGTCGTCAGCTGGTACGACAACGAGTGGGGCTTCTCGAACCGCATGATCGACACCGCCGGGGTGGTGGCGAAGTTCCTGTAA
- a CDS encoding YybH family protein, which translates to MAATEAEIEALALTLMRAWVAGDAKAMKKLLARDFMMLAGSTPPQLLDRPSFLAAMERAFACTRFTFREVIVRAQGKAAWFVAGAELELAFGPKTWTGSFLVTDLWRKGTIGGWKLAERSLGRLDSDDSIAGAIGKLQLWK; encoded by the coding sequence ATGGCTGCGACGGAAGCAGAAATCGAGGCTCTGGCGCTCACCCTGATGCGCGCGTGGGTGGCGGGCGATGCCAAGGCGATGAAGAAGCTGCTGGCCCGCGATTTCATGATGCTGGCCGGCAGCACCCCGCCGCAACTGCTTGATCGCCCGAGCTTCCTTGCCGCGATGGAGCGCGCCTTTGCCTGCACCCGCTTCACCTTCCGCGAAGTGATCGTGCGCGCGCAGGGCAAGGCGGCGTGGTTCGTCGCGGGGGCCGAGCTCGAGCTCGCCTTCGGGCCGAAGACCTGGACCGGCAGCTTCCTCGTCACCGACCTGTGGCGCAAGGGCACGATCGGCGGATGGAAGCTCGCCGAAAGGAGCCTCGGGCGGCTCGACAGCGACGACAGCATCGCCGGCGCCATCGGCAAGCTGCAATTGTGGAAATAG